A window of the Schlesneria paludicola DSM 18645 genome harbors these coding sequences:
- a CDS encoding alpha/beta hydrolase family esterase has translation MSKSLFLLGLIVVSFIAFRSYLRAQSPRAKQSDFSHSLNHDGRTRTYEVHLPSQYDAKTPLPVVVNLHGGGGNATAHRKQTQMDACADKNGFLVVYPEGTSGGGRFYTWNAGLCCAYAVKWKIDDVGFLDKLLDDLPKQYAVDTRRIYLTGMSNGSMMAYRYACERPQRVTALCGVATTLGVDGPMPTRPVPLMHIHGLLDPNAPFAGGVGPNAFSKINHRAVKDVISWWCGVNHCAVKPSLTEDQPDFLHEHFSPPEGQTGAPIELYMLREGGHTWPGGIDVTPRLGTGKLITNFDANTRMWNFFKQFTLDQPGSM, from the coding sequence ATGTCGAAATCACTGTTTCTGCTTGGACTCATTGTCGTGTCCTTCATCGCGTTTCGATCGTATTTGCGTGCTCAATCCCCGCGCGCCAAACAATCTGATTTCAGTCATTCGTTGAATCATGATGGCCGGACGCGGACTTATGAGGTCCATTTGCCCAGCCAGTATGACGCGAAGACCCCGTTACCGGTTGTCGTGAATTTGCACGGCGGAGGCGGAAATGCAACCGCCCATCGCAAGCAGACGCAGATGGATGCCTGTGCGGACAAGAATGGATTTCTCGTCGTTTATCCCGAAGGAACATCCGGTGGCGGTCGATTCTACACCTGGAACGCGGGGCTCTGCTGTGCTTATGCGGTGAAGTGGAAAATTGATGACGTCGGCTTTCTCGACAAGCTGCTTGATGATTTGCCCAAACAGTACGCCGTCGACACGCGTCGTATCTACCTGACGGGCATGAGCAACGGGTCGATGATGGCGTACCGATATGCATGCGAACGGCCTCAGCGTGTGACCGCGTTATGTGGTGTCGCGACGACATTGGGAGTTGACGGCCCAATGCCAACACGTCCGGTGCCGTTAATGCACATACACGGCCTGCTCGATCCCAATGCGCCGTTTGCTGGCGGTGTTGGCCCAAACGCGTTCTCAAAGATCAATCACCGCGCCGTGAAGGATGTCATTTCCTGGTGGTGCGGCGTAAATCATTGTGCCGTCAAGCCGTCGCTGACCGAAGACCAGCCCGACTTCCTCCACGAGCATTTTTCTCCACCTGAGGGTCAGACGGGCGCTCCGATCGAGCTATATATGTTGCGTGAAGGGGGCCATACGTGGCCTGGGGGAATCGATGTCACCCCGCGGTTGGGAACAGGAAAGCTGATTACCAACTTCGATGCCAACACACGCATGTGGAACTTTTTTAAGCAGTTCACACTGGATCAGCCGGG